The following are encoded in a window of Astyanax mexicanus isolate ESR-SI-001 chromosome 6, AstMex3_surface, whole genome shotgun sequence genomic DNA:
- the nell3 gene encoding uncharacterized protein nell3, whose product MNDIKMASPVRISLLLLCVLHPYVIVQSAVDSGTCSGGRCRASRQYTPAQNRAAPAAPNHQHAVQNPPPAELWESHLPVQSQRPRESLRTRLADVSGTGCTGLDCVAMAESNSTRECRGLECRLPLRIRPKPKARSCLGDGCATDGAAPGQPTLIHVPDRAAQFLAEFTDASYPAAELGGAALGVQLTCDIKPGENEVPSEDALILHLQLAKGQEKLVEALRAQQEVIRDLQQRLVEQQGALLSQQREILEQQQRMYEQMDVVKAQYGLLSETVKQVSFQGLQGELQSYFQSHLAGLQSQARSHLQKSYAVHKMDVDAKVMDVAEDTDHPLLGCRSACGSEEYCNFQKQPPQCETCTMCPPGFFLVSQCSPNADRICQDRDECLEIPSLCGERVKCLNTPGGFRCLGVSERDISSGLCGHEYFYNQELQECQACSDCDGQAVAVPCTATSDAVCGVLSLNTLSQTWSASVALPMPRSKSGSTVFPGLQLSIRGKEGSDLLVSQEGSLSLLQHGLLWMDQNFALKHSCRNFLQLGMRLSGSEEEGLDLSGVRVEQPERKHFQGVTVSSVVEVEPNQTLSLVLKSPNQHCNQSKDLQLYELGNSAFSLVWLSHDTGAVAMTAQMSTVAHYQGNYRPAFRVTAVSDPYMVSLTHDSRGIRFTEKGVVKFVLQQALYAMGHTCVREGFSLVAYVNSNGTNREVVRSFKSGVNYRDTSITLSAATTVDLGDWLNFEIFTPSQCNIRYFGDSSGISMLSLLWIPVTVSSSLTATVSRTGLPSGAVRNKALLFHQEGPDSDHIRLAGTGEQHSRRNFVFQEAGTANVALNVKLIHSCNVVKLVLHRQSQEGHSPHTTTPLAQQVGGHVPEGSEWASIGLRASFEVQNGTAIYVTLDCVRGRINQITHKGGTNISILWVAA is encoded by the exons ATGAACGACATAAAAATGGCATCACCTGTGCGGATATCCCTGCTCCTGCTGTGCGTCCTGCATCCATATGTGATAGTACAGAGTGCTGTGGATTCTGGGACATGCTCTGGAGGGCGCTGTAGAGCATCACGCCAATATACACCAGCTCAGAACCGAGCCGCACCTGCAGCTCCGAACCACCAGCATGCAGTCCAGAACCCTCCTCCAGCTGAACTGTGGGAATCCCATCTTCCTGTCCAGTCCCAGCGTCCGAGAGAAAGCTTGAGGACACGATTGGCTGATGTGTCTGGTACTGGGTGTACTGGTCTGGACTGTGTGGCTATGGCTGAGAGTAACAGCACCAGAGAGTGCCGGGGGCTGGAGTGCAGGCTGCCTCTAAGGATCAGGCCGAAGCCCAAAGCGAGGTCGTGTCTGGGGGATGGCTGTGCCACCGACGGTGCTGCCCCCGGCCAACCTACCCTGATCCATGTGCCGGATAGAGCCGCTCAGTTTCTGGCCGAGTTTACGGATGCGTCGTATCCTGCTGCGGAGCTAGGGGGCGCTGCACTAGGAGTTCAGCTCACATGTGACATTAAACCTG GAGAGAACGAGGTTCCCTCAGAGGACGCCCTCATCCTGCACCTGCAGCTGGCCAAAGGGCAGGAGAAGCTGGTGGAGGCGCTGCGAGCGCAGCAGGAGGTGATCAGAGACCTGCAgcagcggctggtggagcagcaGGGGGCGCTCCTGTCACAGCAGCGCGAGAtcctggagcagcagcagcgcatGTACGAGCAGATGGACGTGGTGAAGGCCCAGTACGGCCTGCTGTCCGAGACCGTCAAGCAGGTGTCCTTCCAGGGCCTGCAGGGGGAGCTGCAGAGCTACTTCCAGAGCCACCTGGCAGGCCTGCAGAGCCAGGCACGCAGCCACCTGCAGAAGTCCTACGCCGTGCACAAAATGGACGTGGATGCCAAGGTGATGGACGTGGCCGAGGACACGGATCACCCGCTGCTGGGCTGTCGCAGCGCCTGCGGGTCTGAGGAGTACTGCAACTTTCAGAAGCAGCCGCCGCAGTGCGAGACCTGCACCATGTGCCCACCTGGGTTTTTCCTGGTGTCCCAGTGTTCACCTAATGCGGACAGGATTTGCCAG GACAGAGATGAATGCCTGGAAATTCCCAGTCTGTGTGGAGAACGAGTGAAATGTCTCAATACTCCAG GTGGGTTCCGGTGCCTGGGCGTGTCGGAGAGAGACATCTCCTCAGGCCTGTGCGGTCACGAGTACTTCTACAACCAGGAGCTTCAGGAGTGCCAGGCCTGCTCAGACTGTGACGGACAGGCAGTGGCTGTTCCGTGCACTGCCACCAGCGATGCTGTGTGCGGCGTTCTCTCGTTAAACACACTGTCTCAGACTTGGTCTGCCTCCGTCGCTTTGCCCATGCCTCGCTCGAAGAGCGGCAGCACGGTGTTCCCGGGGTTACAGCTGAGCATCAGGGGGAAGGAGGGCAGCGATCTGCTGGTCAGTCAGGAAGGTTCTCTTAGCCTCCTTCAGCACGGCTTGCTCTGGATGGACCAGAACTTCGCTCTAAAGCACAGCTGCCGGAATTTCCTGCAGTTAGGGATGCGTCTCAGCGGCAGCGAGGAGGAAGGACTCGACTTGAGCGGGGTACGGGTTGAGCAGCCGGAGAGGAAGCACTTCCAGGGGGTGACTGTGAGCTCGGTGGTTGAGGTGGAACCCAATCAGACCCTGTCGCTGGTTCTGAAGAGCCCCAACCAGCACTGCAACCAGAGCAAAGACCTGCAGCTGTACGAACTGGGCAACTCCGCCTTTAGCTTGGTGTGGCTGTCGCATGACACTGGTGCGGTCGCAATGACGGCTCAGATGTCCACGGTGGCACACTATCAAGGCAACTACCGGCCAGCCTTCCGCGTCACTGCTGTCTCAGACCCCTATATGGTCTCGTTGACTCATGACAGTCGAGGCATTCGCTTCACAGAGAAGGGCGTAGTGAAGTTCGTTTTGCAGCAGGCACTCTACGCCATGGGCCACACTTGCGTCCGTGAGGGATTCTCGCTAGTCGCCTACGTCAACAGCAATGGCACCAATCGGGAAGTGGTGCGATCCTTCAAATCTGGCGTCAACTACCGAGACACATCCATCACCTTGTCCGCCGCCACTACTGTAGACTTGGGGGATTGGCTAAACTTCGAGATCTTCACCCCATCCCAGTGCAACATTCGCTACTTTGGCGACAGCTCTGGGATTAGCATGCTTAGCCTCCTCTGGATCCCGGTTACTGTTTCTTCCTCTCTTACAGCAACCGTATCAAGGACGGGCTTGCCTTCTGGCGCCGTAAGAAACAAAGCCCTACTCTTCCATCAGGAAGGTCCCGATTCTGACCACATTCGACTGGCTGGCACCGGGGAGCAACACAGCCGGAGAAACTTTGTGTTCCAGGAAGCAGGGACAGCTAACGTGGCACTAAACGTCAAGCTAATCCACTCCTGCAACGTGGTGAAGCTGGTGCTGCATCGCCAGAGCCAAGAAGGGCATTCACCGCACACTACGACTCCTCTGGCTCAGCAGGTCGGAGGGCACGTGCCCGAGGGCAGCGAGTGGGCCAGTATTGGGTTGAGGGCGTCTTTCGAGGTGCAGAACGGCACCGCGATCTACGTCACGCTGGACTGTGTACGCGGTCGCATCAATCAGATCACGCACAAGGGAGGAACCAACATCTCCATTCTGTGGGTCGCTGCGTGA